In one Bradyrhizobium sp. 4 genomic region, the following are encoded:
- a CDS encoding alpha-hydroxy acid oxidase, protein MKHITCIDDLRTLHQRRVPKAFFDYCDRGSYAEETLRANRDDMQAIKFRQRILVDVSKRDTATTILGEPSTMPLMLAPVGLLGMQHGDGEIHACRAAQAAGIPFTQSTMSICSIEDIAASVEKPFWFQLYVMKDRGFIKELIQRAIAAKCSALVLTVDLQVIGQRHQDIKNGMTVPPEWSLSKLLDFASKPAWVSGVLQGKRRTFGNIAGHVKNTGDLNRLAEWTASQFDTSLNWKDVEWVRSIWPGKLIIKGILDVEDAEEAAKTGAQALVVSNHGGRQLDGAPSSIEVLPEIAEAVGDRMEIMFDGGIRSGQDVMRALALGAKSCMIGRAYAYGLGAGGQAGVAKAIDIIQKELLTTMGLCGVNRIDEIDEHIIAM, encoded by the coding sequence ATGAAGCACATCACCTGTATCGACGATCTTCGCACACTGCATCAGCGCCGCGTGCCGAAGGCGTTCTTCGATTATTGCGACCGCGGCTCCTACGCCGAGGAAACGCTGCGCGCCAACCGCGATGACATGCAGGCGATCAAGTTCCGCCAGCGTATCCTGGTCGACGTCTCCAAGCGCGACACCGCCACCACGATCCTCGGCGAGCCCTCGACCATGCCGCTGATGCTCGCGCCGGTGGGCCTGCTCGGCATGCAGCATGGCGACGGCGAGATCCATGCCTGCCGCGCCGCGCAAGCCGCCGGTATCCCGTTCACGCAGTCGACGATGTCGATCTGCTCGATCGAGGACATCGCGGCCAGTGTCGAGAAGCCGTTCTGGTTCCAGCTCTACGTGATGAAGGACCGCGGCTTCATCAAGGAATTGATCCAGCGCGCGATCGCGGCGAAATGCTCCGCGCTGGTGCTGACCGTCGATCTCCAGGTGATCGGCCAGCGCCACCAGGACATCAAGAACGGCATGACGGTCCCGCCGGAATGGTCGCTCTCGAAGCTATTGGATTTCGCCAGCAAGCCCGCCTGGGTCTCCGGCGTGCTGCAAGGCAAGCGCCGCACCTTCGGTAACATCGCCGGCCATGTGAAGAACACCGGGGACCTCAATCGCCTCGCGGAGTGGACGGCGTCGCAATTCGATACGTCCCTGAACTGGAAGGACGTCGAGTGGGTCCGCAGCATCTGGCCGGGCAAGCTGATCATCAAGGGCATTCTGGACGTCGAGGACGCCGAGGAGGCCGCCAAGACCGGCGCGCAGGCGCTCGTCGTATCGAACCATGGCGGCCGTCAGCTCGACGGCGCGCCGTCATCGATCGAGGTGCTGCCCGAGATCGCCGAGGCGGTCGGTGACAGGATGGAGATCATGTTCGACGGCGGCATCCGCTCCGGCCAGGACGTGATGCGCGCGCTCGCGCTCGGCGCAAAGTCCTGCATGATCGGCCGCGCCTACGCCTATGGCCTGGGCGCCGGCGGCCAGGCCGGCGTCGCCAAGGCGATCGACATCATCCAGAAGGAGCTGCTCACCACCATGGGCCTGTGCGGCGTCAACAGGATTGACGAAATCGACGAGCATATCATCGCGATGTGA